In Saprospiraceae bacterium, one DNA window encodes the following:
- a CDS encoding T9SS type A sorting domain-containing protein, whose amino-acid sequence MKIINLLTCLICLHIYVSGQNPYYVGHSLINLNIPFMVKELRTAAGHSTQYRNHINNGASLKTQWSDPTHWNYNPIWTPSLGMDVDHGTNFMSALSPSAALKFDHVIITESVPLLHNPADTTIKYGKLFHNLALTHKNPITSSMMQTWEYVAGSNYANWRNTFNTYITHWENRVNGIQNSTSQQMKIIPCGLALAALYDTLQLGPIGSLTSMSQLFSDDIHLNHTGNAFMAYILYACIYRMSPDGLPAVKAGPYTNDMTITDATVRSRLQKIAWRVASTYPHSPAYSIPLAIRDVGCFDVQELKWNTVKIHFCLQPGFEGSDIRIQKSKDGTNFVDVQTIKNPKSTSIQIVENWIGIIYYRLASGSNYSEVKTLNRNKKQITPNIVTEYIMLEGLKGEHISLINTSGQVMMHIVPQSDQIDVSGLPSGFYYVKLENQTIPFVKL is encoded by the coding sequence ATGAAAATAATTAATTTGCTAACTTGCCTGATATGCCTGCATATATACGTTTCGGGCCAAAACCCCTACTATGTTGGTCACAGCCTCATCAACCTCAATATACCTTTTATGGTCAAAGAGCTGAGGACAGCTGCCGGCCACTCAACCCAATACCGTAACCACATCAACAATGGAGCTTCCTTAAAAACCCAATGGTCAGATCCTACACACTGGAATTACAACCCTATCTGGACACCATCACTCGGTATGGATGTAGATCATGGTACCAATTTTATGTCTGCGCTGTCACCATCAGCAGCACTTAAATTTGATCATGTTATCATCACAGAGAGTGTTCCACTTTTGCACAATCCGGCCGACACCACCATCAAATATGGCAAACTATTTCATAATCTCGCATTAACTCACAAAAACCCCATTACTTCATCGATGATGCAAACATGGGAGTATGTGGCAGGGAGTAATTATGCTAATTGGCGTAATACTTTTAATACCTATATCACTCATTGGGAAAACAGGGTGAACGGGATTCAAAATAGTACATCGCAACAAATGAAGATCATACCTTGTGGTTTGGCATTGGCTGCGTTGTACGATACACTTCAGCTGGGCCCGATAGGCTCACTCACATCGATGTCACAACTATTCAGTGATGATATTCATCTCAATCATACAGGCAATGCATTTATGGCTTATATATTGTATGCCTGCATCTACAGGATGAGCCCGGATGGATTGCCGGCAGTAAAAGCCGGTCCTTATACCAATGATATGACTATCACGGATGCTACAGTAAGATCCAGGTTACAGAAAATAGCCTGGCGAGTAGCGAGTACATATCCTCATTCACCAGCTTACAGCATCCCGTTGGCAATCAGGGATGTCGGCTGTTTTGATGTACAAGAATTGAAATGGAATACAGTCAAAATCCACTTTTGCCTACAGCCAGGTTTTGAAGGGTCAGATATCAGGATTCAAAAGAGTAAAGATGGCACCAACTTTGTGGATGTTCAAACCATCAAAAACCCCAAATCGACATCTATACAGATTGTGGAAAATTGGATAGGTATTATTTATTACAGACTGGCTTCGGGTAGCAACTATTCAGAAGTTAAGACCCTAAATAGGAATAAAAAACAGATCACACCAAACATTGTAACAGAATACATCATGCTGGAAGGATTAAAAGGAGAGCATATCAGCTTGATCAACACATCAGGACAAGTGATGATGCACATTGTGCCACAATCAGATCAAATAGATGTAAGTGGTTTACCCTCAGGATTTTATTATGTGAAATTGGAAAATCAGACTATACCCTTTGTTAAGTTGTAA
- a CDS encoding tail fiber domain-containing protein has product MKKLILATIIILISLMVKSQNLNYQTVVRNSSGDIQKNTTVYLRFTILETETSGVLYRESQSPVTDQYGWLSTTVGKGTPLSGVFANINWSNQRYLLVECSNTSGGTYQQIGISPISGGSAGAQGPKGDQGIQGVTGPAGPTGPKGDKGDAGSGVKIVGSLASATALPSAYTGAVGDMYITQDNGNGHVWTGAAWTNIGQIRGPQGIEGEAGPTGPAGAAGPKGDKGDRGDQGPQGVAGPAGAAGPKGDKGDAGSGVKIVGSLASASALPSAYTGAVGDMYITQDNGNGHVWTGTTWTNVGQIRGPQGPQGIEGVAGLAGPTGPAGAAGPKGDRGDQGPQGVAGPAGAAGPKGDKGDAGSGVKIVGSLASASALPSAYTGAVGDMYITQDNGNGHVWTGTTWTNVGQIRGPQGPQGTEGAAGVAGPTGPAGAAGPKGDKGDRGDVGPKGDKGDPSDGSNGWSLTGNSGTNPNTNFIGTTDNQALNLKTNNSTRIEVKANGLVGITGTGNLTGLEIGSGNTAKQVDNGKIQYGGFGGGNHDLNIVGGGTADDGSDRYLRIFSNRGTEIVGPLDVINTLRIRGGSPGAGKVLTSDANGNASWQTPGSGTAANAWSLSGNAGTNSETNFIGTTDDRDLILKRNNEIIGALKGNSIAFGTKALENNTNLSTGNIGIGNGALEKTTTNSNNVGIGHLALNKNRNHNNIAVGAFSLTNDTSGTNNVAIGFGAMFNKANGANNVAVGYEALRANNMHSNIAIGADALKNNIGGANNTAIGFKSLEFNKNNHSNVTLGAFTLTNDTMGANNVAIGYGAMYNKYSGDNNVAIGYDALWDNTHGVGNVAIGTFAGRNSKSSNKLYIENSNADSTRALIYGDFAADSLLLNGKVVVRNLLGIKGNGIPSGISFAYDNSQKASGSGKIQYGGFDGQDHTLNIVGGGINPDGSDRKVKLWSLGGTEIEGNLDMTGSLRMRGGAPGVGKVLTSDANGNGTWQIPVDNSVTNEIQTLSLTGSTLSLSNGGGSVTLPSSGGGGTTYTSGTGININASNQIINTGDTNASDDVTTSTMAGGDLTGTYPNPLVANNAISGAKIADNAVTTSKLADNAVNTSKLASSSVTTDKIANNAITIDKLPSGGSNTTFLRGDGTWTLPPSNLSQWTTSGTNIYNNNSGTVSIGTSSPSTLYKLDVRGNTRITGDLIIDGEDALSYIGIKGFGEIGSSISNSKLNLMSAPDQKVMIGSSTPTQKLDIDGQIRIRGGNPALGKVLTSSADGTATWEQKAWTISSGHIIANTSGNVGIGNISTSDKLLVAGNAKFEVNSTTTKPTLALVETEDDYSRLSFQNNINGGQWHIAGRSYDGASGANNSRLNFYFQNNQGAADRMTILGNGNVGINDANPTHKLQVNGSTYLKGELRISGTNPLDATITNGFNTMLFTAPSLTTDLYQIGFAGNQASGLPQTSFYPLGSNKIDLGNATNRWRTLFSVNPINSSSDMRLKKDIADINNSLDLVMKMRPVSYTWKNGDPDTHLGFIAQEMEKVLPEVVSKPTSENDHYGMKYTELLPVLTKAIQEQQSMIENQNKELANLKSELEQLKKLVYSYAENK; this is encoded by the coding sequence TCTGTTGGTAGAATGTTCAAATACCTCCGGAGGTACCTACCAACAAATAGGTATAAGCCCGATAAGCGGAGGATCTGCCGGTGCACAAGGCCCAAAAGGTGATCAAGGTATCCAAGGAGTAACTGGTCCTGCAGGACCCACCGGCCCAAAAGGCGATAAAGGTGATGCGGGCAGTGGTGTAAAAATTGTAGGTTCTCTTGCAAGCGCCACTGCGCTACCGTCAGCATATACAGGTGCCGTAGGCGATATGTACATCACACAAGATAATGGCAATGGTCACGTTTGGACAGGTGCTGCCTGGACAAATATTGGGCAAATCAGAGGTCCACAGGGTATAGAAGGTGAAGCTGGACCAACTGGGCCAGCAGGTGCTGCCGGACCAAAGGGAGATAAAGGAGATCGTGGAGATCAGGGACCTCAGGGAGTCGCAGGCCCTGCTGGCGCTGCCGGTCCAAAAGGTGATAAAGGTGATGCGGGCAGTGGTGTAAAAATAGTAGGTTCTCTTGCAAGTGCCTCTGCACTACCGTCTGCGTACACAGGTGCCGTAGGCGATATGTACATCACACAAGATAATGGCAATGGTCACGTTTGGACAGGTACCACCTGGACCAATGTAGGGCAAATCAGAGGTCCACAGGGGCCACAAGGTATAGAAGGTGTTGCTGGTCTAGCTGGACCAACTGGCCCAGCAGGTGCTGCGGGACCAAAAGGCGATCGTGGAGATCAGGGACCTCAGGGAGTCGCAGGCCCTGCTGGCGCTGCCGGTCCAAAAGGTGATAAAGGTGATGCGGGCAGTGGTGTAAAAATAGTAGGTTCTCTTGCAAGTGCCTCTGCACTACCGTCTGCGTACACAGGTGCCGTAGGCGATATGTACATCACACAAGATAATGGCAATGGTCACGTTTGGACAGGTACCACCTGGACCAATGTAGGGCAAATCAGAGGTCCACAGGGACCACAAGGTACAGAAGGTGCTGCTGGTGTAGCTGGACCAACTGGTCCAGCAGGTGCTGCCGGACCAAAGGGAGATAAAGGAGATCGTGGTGATGTGGGTCCAAAAGGAGACAAAGGAGATCCCAGTGATGGCTCCAACGGATGGTCTTTGACAGGTAACTCTGGCACCAATCCCAATACAAATTTTATCGGCACCACAGACAACCAGGCTCTGAATCTGAAGACAAACAACTCGACAAGAATTGAAGTAAAAGCCAATGGTTTGGTTGGTATCACGGGCACAGGAAATCTCACCGGGTTAGAGATAGGTAGCGGAAATACTGCTAAGCAAGTTGACAATGGAAAAATCCAATATGGTGGTTTCGGAGGTGGTAATCACGATTTAAATATCGTAGGTGGCGGTACAGCCGATGATGGTAGCGATCGTTATTTAAGAATTTTTTCTAACAGAGGAACGGAAATAGTTGGCCCGCTTGACGTCATTAACACTTTAAGAATAAGAGGAGGTTCGCCCGGAGCCGGTAAGGTGCTTACCTCTGATGCCAACGGTAATGCATCATGGCAGACACCGGGATCAGGTACCGCTGCCAATGCATGGTCATTGTCCGGTAATGCAGGTACAAATAGTGAAACTAATTTTATTGGTACAACGGATGATCGAGATCTGATATTGAAACGAAACAATGAAATAATTGGTGCACTAAAAGGGAACAGTATAGCATTCGGCACCAAAGCTTTAGAAAATAATACCAATTTGAGCACCGGGAATATAGGAATAGGAAATGGTGCATTAGAAAAAACTACTACTAATTCTAATAATGTAGGAATTGGGCACCTAGCACTTAATAAAAACAGAAACCATAACAATATTGCTGTTGGCGCATTTAGTTTGACAAATGATACTTCCGGAACCAATAATGTGGCTATAGGATTTGGCGCTATGTTCAATAAAGCAAATGGTGCCAATAACGTTGCCGTAGGTTATGAAGCTTTAAGAGCAAATAATATGCACAGCAATATAGCAATTGGAGCAGATGCATTAAAAAACAATATAGGTGGAGCTAATAATACCGCAATTGGCTTTAAATCATTAGAATTTAATAAAAACAATCACTCAAATGTTACTTTAGGAGCATTTACATTGACAAATGATACGATGGGAGCAAATAATGTCGCCATAGGTTATGGTGCTATGTATAATAAATATAGCGGAGATAACAATGTGGCTATAGGATATGATGCATTGTGGGACAATACACACGGTGTGGGAAATGTCGCTATCGGAACCTTTGCAGGAAGAAATAGCAAGTCATCAAACAAATTGTATATCGAAAATAGCAATGCAGACTCAACACGTGCCCTTATATACGGTGATTTTGCAGCAGATAGCCTCCTTCTGAATGGAAAAGTAGTTGTAAGAAATCTGCTTGGAATAAAAGGTAATGGTATTCCTTCAGGCATAAGCTTTGCATATGACAATAGCCAAAAAGCATCGGGCTCTGGTAAGATTCAATATGGAGGTTTCGATGGACAGGACCACACTTTAAACATTGTGGGAGGAGGTATAAATCCGGATGGTAGCGACAGAAAGGTTAAATTATGGTCACTTGGTGGTACTGAAATAGAAGGAAACCTGGATATGACAGGGTCATTGAGAATGAGAGGTGGTGCGCCAGGAGTAGGTAAAGTATTGACTTCTGATGCTAATGGGAATGGAACATGGCAAATACCGGTTGACAATTCAGTGACAAATGAAATTCAGACATTGTCACTCACAGGAAGTACGCTTTCTTTATCCAATGGAGGTGGAAGTGTCACTTTACCTTCATCTGGTGGTGGCGGAACGACTTATACTTCTGGTACAGGTATCAATATTAATGCTTCTAATCAGATCATCAACACAGGTGATACAAACGCATCTGATGATGTCACTACATCTACGATGGCAGGAGGCGATCTGACTGGAACATATCCCAATCCCCTCGTGGCAAATAATGCCATCTCCGGTGCAAAAATAGCTGATAATGCGGTGACAACATCTAAACTGGCAGACAATGCAGTAAATACATCAAAATTAGCAAGTTCTTCAGTCACAACTGATAAAATAGCAAATAACGCCATAACTATTGATAAACTCCCTTCCGGAGGCAGCAATACTACTTTTCTAAGAGGTGATGGTACATGGACATTACCGCCTTCAAATCTTAGTCAGTGGACAACCTCTGGAACAAATATATACAATAACAATAGCGGAACTGTCTCAATAGGTACGAGTAGTCCATCTACTCTGTATAAACTCGATGTAAGAGGAAATACAAGGATAACAGGAGATTTGATTATTGACGGTGAAGATGCCTTAAGCTATATTGGTATTAAAGGTTTTGGAGAAATTGGTTCTAGTATAAGTAACTCCAAATTAAATTTAATGAGCGCACCGGATCAAAAAGTAATGATCGGCAGTAGTACTCCAACTCAAAAATTAGATATTGATGGACAAATTCGTATCCGAGGGGGAAATCCTGCTTTAGGAAAGGTATTAACCTCTAGTGCTGATGGTACTGCAACCTGGGAACAAAAGGCATGGACAATAAGTAGTGGGCATATCATTGCAAATACTTCTGGTAATGTAGGTATAGGAAATATCAGTACAAGCGACAAACTTCTTGTAGCAGGCAATGCAAAATTTGAAGTTAATTCTACTACAACAAAACCAACTCTGGCACTGGTAGAGACAGAGGACGATTATTCTCGCTTAAGTTTTCAAAATAATATTAATGGCGGTCAATGGCACATCGCAGGACGTAGTTATGATGGAGCATCTGGTGCAAATAATTCAAGATTAAATTTCTATTTTCAAAACAACCAGGGAGCTGCTGATAGGATGACTATCCTAGGTAATGGCAATGTTGGGATTAATGACGCTAATCCAACTCATAAGCTTCAAGTCAATGGTTCCACCTACCTTAAAGGAGAGTTAAGAATTAGTGGGACAAACCCATTAGACGCTACAATTACGAATGGTTTTAATACCATGTTATTTACTGCACCAAGCCTGACAACAGATTTATATCAAATAGGATTTGCAGGAAACCAAGCCAGTGGACTTCCTCAAACAAGCTTTTATCCCCTTGGAAGTAATAAAATCGATCTTGGCAATGCCACAAATAGATGGAGGACTCTATTTTCTGTAAATCCTATTAATTCCTCTTCAGACATGCGATTAAAAAAGGATATAGCTGATATAAATAACTCATTGGATTTAGTAATGAAGATGAGACCTGTTTCTTATACCTGGAAAAATGGCGACCCTGACACACACCTTGGATTTATAGCACAAGAAATGGAAAAAGTTTTGCCAGAAGTGGTAAGCAAACCAACTTCTGAAAACGATCATTATGGCATGAAATATACCGAATTACTACCAGTACTGACCAAAGCTATTCAAGAACAACAAAGCATGATAGAAAATCAAAATAAAGAATTGGCAAATTTGAAATCAGAACTTGAACAATTAAAAAAATTGGTTTATAGTTATGCAGAGAATAAATAA